CCTTTGAAAGTAAAATCAAAAGCCTATGATATTGTCCTCAATGGAGTAGAAATAGGTGGAGGAAGTATCCGTATCCACAAAAGGGAACTCCAAGAAAAAATTTTTAAACTTTTAAATATACCCCTGGAAGAGGCTCAAGAAAAATTCGGGTTTTTACTTACTGCTTTAGAATATGGTGCTCCACCTCATGGAGGTATTGCTTTTGGACTTGATCGTTTAATTATGCTTATGCTTGGTAAAAAGAGTATAAGAGAAGTTATTCCCTTCCCAAAGACCCAAAGAGCTCAGTGTTTGCTTACAGGAGCTCCCTCAGAAGTAAAAATTGAACAAATTTTAGAATTGCATCTATTACCTGGTTGGAAAAAAGATAAAACTTAAGTAGAATGGAATTTTTTCTTGAAGCAGGACTTAAAGGTTTAAATAAATGGCTAAGATTTTTTGGTTACAAAACTCAAGTTTGTGAAAATAAAATTGATAAAGAAATAATACTCAAACATAAAGACAAAATTTTTCTTATAACCAGTCCTTCTACCGCAAAATTACTGGAAAAAGCAGGAATTAAATATTTATTATTACCAAGAGAAAGCTTAAAAGCCCAATTAACTGTTCTTGTTCATAAATTAAATTTAAACACAGAACTAAAACTTAACTTATGCAGTATCTGTGGAGAAGAATTAATATCAGTTAAAAAAGAGGACTTTAAAGAGCTTATTCCACTTAAGGTTTACCAGTTTTATAATGAATTTAATTATTGTCCCAAATGTAAAAAACTTTATTGGGAAGGTGATCACATTAAAAGATTGAAAGAAAGATTGAAAAATCTTATTAAAGATTGAAAATGAATGAGGATTTGGAAAAATTAAATGAAGAAATCAAAAATTGTAAAAAATGTGATCTTTGGAAATTAAGAAATAATGCGGTCCCGGGAGAAGGTCCATCTTCTGCAAAAATTATAATTATAGGTCAAGCTCCTGGTGTTCAGGAAGATAAAACTGGAAGGCCCTTTGTTGGGCCAGCTGGAAAATTTTTAAATTATCTTTTAGAGCTTGCTGGCCTAAAAAGAGAAGAAGTTTTTATAACCTCTCCCTTAAAATGTTTACCTCAACCCCCAATTAATAGAAAACCTAAAAAGAAAGAAATTGAAAGCTGTCTTCCTTGGTTAAAAAAACAAATAGAAATTATTAACCCCCAAAAAATTATTTTATTAGGTGAAGTAGCTTTTTCTGTATTTTTCCCAGATAAAAATTTAAAAGATTTTAGAGGAAAAAAGATAAAAAAAGAGGGTAAAGAATTTTTTATTACTTATCATCCAGCAGCAGGCTTAAGATTTCCAAAAATTAGGAAAATTTTAGAAGAGGATTTTAAAAAATTTAAGAACCTACTTACTTAGTTTTTTTAATAATAAATCTAAAATTTTTTCTGCATCACCTATAAGAGCTAAATTTGCCATTTTAACCAAAGGGGCTTCTTTATCAGTATTTATAGCAATTATATATTCTGAATTTTCCATTCCTACAGTATGTTGAAGAGCTCCTGAAATACCAAATCCAATATAAACTTTTGGTCTAACAATTACTCCACTAATCCCTATCATTCTTTCCTCTTCTACCCAACCTTCATAACATACCGGACGTGTTGCTCCAACTTCAGCACCCAAAATTTCTGCAAGTTCAAAAAGTTTTTGAAAATTTTCTTTATTTTTTAAACCTCTACCTCCTGCAACTATTACTTTTGCTGTAGAAAGTTTAGTAGGTTTCTTCTTAAAAGGTGTAAAATTTCTTATTTTTAGTTTACTTTTCCAAACAAAATCTTTAGGAAAAACTATTTCTTTCATTAAAGGTTCTTCTATTCCATATTTAATACTAAAAGCTCCTAAGGATATAGTTGCCATAACAGGAGTACTTTTAGAAATAAGTTTAGCTATAATATTTTCTCCGTAAGTTGGTCTTGCCATTACAATTTGATTATCCTTCACCTCTAAACTATTTACATGAGCACAAAGACCTATATTTAAAGCACCTGCAATCCTTGGTGCTAAAGACATTCCTATTTTAGTTGCCGGAAAGAAAAATCCATAAGGTTGAGAAGATTCTATTATTTTAACAAGAACTTCGGCATAAAGATCTTCCCTAAAATCTTTTAATTCTTCATTTATTACAAACCATACTTCATCTGCTAAAGATTTTCTAATTTCCTCTAAATTTTTAATATCTTTTAAGGAATCTATTAAACAAACCAAGACAAGCTTTTTATTTAAAGTTTTCCCAATTTCTTTTAAAGGAGAAAGTATCTCTAAGCTTGAGGTATTTAATTCTCCTCTATAGATTTCTCCGTAAGCTACAATATTTCCTTTGGATAAATTTTCTAATTCCACTTTCTCGAGCATTTTTTAACCTCAAAGCCTGATTAATCCTTTTTCTTTAAAAATTTCTAACAATTTCTCTGCAAGTTCTTCAGGATTCCCTTCTAAAATAATTCCCTTAGCTTCTATTTTCTTTTCAGAAACTTCAACTACTTGGGTTGGCGAACCTTGAAGCCCCAATTTTTGGGGATCTAAATCTAAATCTTTTGCTTGCCAAACTAAAGGTTCTTTACTTTTAACTTCTATTAACTTTTTTAAAGAAGGAGGTCTTATGTAATCAAAAGCTGTAGGAGAAATAGATACAACCAAAGGTGGCTCAACTTCAACCTCCTCTTCTCCGTAATCAATTTCTCTAATAGCTATCCATTTATTATTTTCCAAAAAAAGATTTTTAACATTAGTAAGAGAGGGTATACCAAGCAAACTTGCTGTTTCTGGAGGAACTTGAGCTGTCTCTCCATCTATTGATTTAAGTCCCATTAAAACAAGAGAAAAAGGAGAAAGTTTTTTAATGGCTTTTGCTAAAACATAGCTTGTTGCAAGTGTATCCGATCCTGCAAAGGCTTTATCAGAAAGAAGTATCATCTGATCAGCACTTAGGGCGTAGGCATGTTTTAAAAGGGGAACTACATTGGGAGGACCCATGGAAATAACTATTACTTCAGTATTATAAGTATTTTTTAATCTTCCTGCCATCTCTAAAGCTACTCTATCATTGGGATTTAAAATAAGTTCCAAACTTTCTCTTTTTAAAGTACGCGTTTCAGGATCAACTTTTATAGTTCCTGGTTTAGGAACACCTTTTATACATACTATTATCTTTTCCATTTTTAGAGCCTTATTTGTAATATTTGATAAGCTCTCTTGCTATTATATTTCTTTGTATTTCATTTGTTCCTTCGTAAATTTGGAGGCATTTTGCATCTCTAAAATATTTTTGGACAGGATAGTCTCTCATATATCCGAAACCACCCATCATTTGGATAGCCCTTTCGGTGATCCACATAGCAACGTCACTGGTAAAGCATTTTACTATAGAGGATATCCCTGTAATATCTTTAGCACCACTATCGATATATTTTGTGGCATTATAAACTAAAGCTCGTGCTGCTTCTAATTTAATAGCCATTTCAGCAAATGTATGACTTACTGCCTGAAAATTATAAATGGGCTGTCCAAATTGTATTCTTGAATTAGCATGTTTTAAAGAAATTTCCATAGCAGCTTGAGCTATTCCAAGAGCTTGAGCCCCTACTCCACATCTTCCAAAATCTAAGGTTCTTAAAGCAACTATAAATCCCATCCCTTCCTTCCCAAGAAGTCTATCTTTAGGAATTTTACAATCATTGAAAAAAAGTTCAGTAGTAACAGAAGCTCTTAATCCTAATTTTTTTTCTTTTTTCCCTACAGAAAAACCGGGATCGTTTTTTTCTACAATAAAGGCACTTGCACCTCTTGCCCCTTTTGCAGGATCAGTCATTGCAACCACAATATATATATCTGCAATGCCTCCATTTGTGATAAAATGTTTCATTCCGTTAAGTATATAAAAATCACCTTCTTTTTTTGCTATAGTTTTTATAGCAAAGGCATCACTTCCTGCTTGAGGTTCTGTTAAGGCAAAAGCACATATCATCTTTCCTCTTGCTATTTCAGGAAGATATTTTTTCTTTTGCTCCTCATTTCCAAAAAGAATTATGGGATAACTTCCAAGAAAAGTTGCCGCATAAGTGGTAGTAACTCCTGCACAATAATAAGAAAGTTTTTCCACTGCAAGACACATTTCAAAACTTCCCCAACCTAACCCACCATATTCTTTGGGAATAATTATTCCAAAAAGATCTGCATCTGCTAAAGCTCTGATAGGTTTTTCATCAAAAACTTCTTCTTCATCCCATTTTAATGCATAAGGTTTTATATATTCTTCTCCAATCTGAGTAACTAAATCAACTAAAATTTTTTGTTCTTCAGAAAGAGAATATTTAATCATACCCTTTACTTTTTTAAATTTTTAAATATTTAAGTTAATTTAAGTTAAAAAAGATTTAAAAAATTTTACTAAAAATTTTTAATAAAACAAGTCATGAATGTGAAAAGAGTTGTAGTTACAGGAATGGAAGTTATTACTCCTCTTGGGATAGGATTAAAAAGTTGTTGGGATAATTTAAAAAATGGTGTTTCTGGAATTAAGAAAATTAGTTTTTTTGACCCAAAAAACCATAAATGCCAAATTGCTGGTGAATGTAGAGATTTTAAAGCTGAAGATTTTTTAGATCCCAAGTTTATTAGAAGATATGATAGAATGTTTCATCTCTTCGTTTCTGTAACACTTCTTACAGCTGAAAATTGGAATTTTAAAAAAGATTTGGTAAAAAATCCTTTTAGATTTTCAGTAATCGGGGCAAGTGCTTTGGGGGCTCCTTCAACCTTTGAAGAAATAATCTTACAATATTTAAATTTTGGTCCCAAAAAAGTTTCACCTATGGCTGTTATTAATTTATCAGCAAATACTGCAGCAGGAGAAGTAGCAAGAATTTTTAATGCTAAAGGTCCTCAATATTTTTTACAAGAAGCTTGTTCTGCTGGAACAAAAGCTTTAGGATTAGCTTATGAATTAATAAAAAATGATGTGATTGATATTGCTTTTGTTATAGGAGCTGATTCAGGGATTAGACCTGCTGTAATGGCAAGTTTAGAAAATTTAGGAGCTATTGT
The window above is part of the Thermodesulfobacterium geofontis OPF15 genome. Proteins encoded here:
- a CDS encoding Mut7-C RNAse domain-containing protein; the encoded protein is MEFFLEAGLKGLNKWLRFFGYKTQVCENKIDKEIILKHKDKIFLITSPSTAKLLEKAGIKYLLLPRESLKAQLTVLVHKLNLNTELKLNLCSICGEELISVKKEDFKELIPLKVYQFYNEFNYCPKCKKLYWEGDHIKRLKERLKNLIKD
- a CDS encoding uracil-DNA glycosylase, with the translated sequence MNEDLEKLNEEIKNCKKCDLWKLRNNAVPGEGPSSAKIIIIGQAPGVQEDKTGRPFVGPAGKFLNYLLELAGLKREEVFITSPLKCLPQPPINRKPKKKEIESCLPWLKKQIEIINPQKIILLGEVAFSVFFPDKNLKDFRGKKIKKEGKEFFITYHPAAGLRFPKIRKILEEDFKKFKNLLT
- a CDS encoding electron transfer flavoprotein subunit alpha/FixB family protein, with the protein product MLEKVELENLSKGNIVAYGEIYRGELNTSSLEILSPLKEIGKTLNKKLVLVCLIDSLKDIKNLEEIRKSLADEVWFVINEELKDFREDLYAEVLVKIIESSQPYGFFFPATKIGMSLAPRIAGALNIGLCAHVNSLEVKDNQIVMARPTYGENIIAKLISKSTPVMATISLGAFSIKYGIEEPLMKEIVFPKDFVWKSKLKIRNFTPFKKKPTKLSTAKVIVAGGRGLKNKENFQKLFELAEILGAEVGATRPVCYEGWVEEERMIGISGVIVRPKVYIGFGISGALQHTVGMENSEYIIAINTDKEAPLVKMANLALIGDAEKILDLLLKKLSK
- a CDS encoding electron transfer flavoprotein subunit beta/FixA family protein; translation: MEKIIVCIKGVPKPGTIKVDPETRTLKRESLELILNPNDRVALEMAGRLKNTYNTEVIVISMGPPNVVPLLKHAYALSADQMILLSDKAFAGSDTLATSYVLAKAIKKLSPFSLVLMGLKSIDGETAQVPPETASLLGIPSLTNVKNLFLENNKWIAIREIDYGEEEVEVEPPLVVSISPTAFDYIRPPSLKKLIEVKSKEPLVWQAKDLDLDPQKLGLQGSPTQVVEVSEKKIEAKGIILEGNPEELAEKLLEIFKEKGLIRL
- a CDS encoding acyl-CoA dehydrogenase family protein; translation: MKYSLSEEQKILVDLVTQIGEEYIKPYALKWDEEEVFDEKPIRALADADLFGIIIPKEYGGLGWGSFEMCLAVEKLSYYCAGVTTTYAATFLGSYPIILFGNEEQKKKYLPEIARGKMICAFALTEPQAGSDAFAIKTIAKKEGDFYILNGMKHFITNGGIADIYIVVAMTDPAKGARGASAFIVEKNDPGFSVGKKEKKLGLRASVTTELFFNDCKIPKDRLLGKEGMGFIVALRTLDFGRCGVGAQALGIAQAAMEISLKHANSRIQFGQPIYNFQAVSHTFAEMAIKLEAARALVYNATKYIDSGAKDITGISSIVKCFTSDVAMWITERAIQMMGGFGYMRDYPVQKYFRDAKCLQIYEGTNEIQRNIIARELIKYYK